The Cydia fagiglandana chromosome 14, ilCydFagi1.1, whole genome shotgun sequence genome contains the following window.
GAAtcccgtatttttttttatgtaatagcaaacgagcagacgagccgcctgatgggaagcggtcatcatcgcccatggacataagcaacatcacaggagccacttaagcgttgccgccccttgagaaccctaaatacccgcttcttgaagaatcccatgtcgtagcgcaaaggaaataccccgtattatttaatttgaatgtgTGTATTCTACCTCTCTTTTTCTCCGTTCTGTTCTTGTTTTTCCTCTTCCTCCTCGTCCTCTTCCTCTTCTTCTTCGTCATCCTCTTCCTGTTTGAAACATaacatttattacattgtagTTTAGGGTgatattccatctgtccaatatcttggtccaatgtcattgcgtctcactctctcataaagcaaaatgtgaaacaaaatacacattgaacAAAATAATTGGACAGATGAAATATCACCCTTAgctccacttgcaccattccactgacccggggttaaccggttaaacctggagctaccatggctaccagtacaatttgacacttggttaacggtttaaccgcttaaccacgGGTAGGtgcaatggtgcaagtggcccttagcatgataagttaatttttaattttcaaccCTTTTAACGCTAAGAACACCCAAAGGCGTCGTAACTAGTGCCCTCGGCGCCATGAACACAAATAGGTGTTATGGCCTacgccagcggtcggcaacctgaggcccgcgggccgcatgcggctcgtgaaccagtcacttgcggcccgagtgccgccttggctattttgtatgtaataatgacaaacgacaatgtctcataaagtcataaatattaaccaagtaaggcccgcgtcacctccgttaactactatgtggcccttggctgctaaaaggttgccgaccgctggcctACGCTGTCAAAGTAACCTTCGCACTTTTACACAAGTAAGGTTTACATTAGCTGTCATGCGCCCGTGATTTTGGCGTGTGAGTAACGTTTTTGTTTATGATGTAAAGATTGTAAAGCGTTCAAAGGCTAGGGTTCAGAAGAAATAATTAGAACTCATTCTATATCACGCACGTTCTACGATAAAACAAGCGGGATAGCCGCTCGTTTTATTCTAGAACGTTTTGATTCGTATACCAAGATCTCTTCCTGAACTGGATTTTACAGCCCAAGTGTCTTGGCCGTAgctgtaaatatatttatttatttctctcttcttagtcgtgcactcttgacagagtggtcgtggtcatgtcACGGTCGATTTCTGCGCCACCGCAGCTCTTGCGATCCGTCGCCATGTCGCTCTGTTTTTAGTGGAGTGGGAGCAATCGTTGACTGAATTCCCTGTGATGGACTTAATGAGGTCTGTCCATCGTGTTGGGGAGCGGCCACGAGATCTTTTGCCTTCGACTCTCCCTTGCACCACCAAGCGTTCCATGGAGTCCTCGTTACGAGTGATGTGTCCAAAAAATTTGAGGATTCGCAATTGCACAGTCGACGACAATCTCTCTTTGATATTAAGCTCTTTCAGAATcccataatttatttatttatttaaactttattgcacaaaagaaaacttatcgtacaaaaggcggacttaatgccaaaagcattctctaccagtcaaccttaaggcaaagcagagagatttATACTTTGTGTTTGcctgaaaaaataataaagtggGCGGTGTTGGCCGGTGCGTTACTATGAGCCTGGCGAGTGCTCGCGCGAGTTCAAGAACTATGCTTATAAAAGTATAACCCGCTTATCTTCCtctgttttacatatagaaaccTAGACACTAACAGAGCGATTGTGATTTCCATACCTGAACAGGTTCCAATTGTTTTTCTCTGAGCCTCAATATACGGTGTTCGTTGGCGCTGAGCGGCCGGTGCGTCACCACGAGTCTGGTCAGCGCTTGCGCGGCCGctccggcgcgggcgcggcgcttGGAGAGGCGCACACGGGTTTCTAGTTCGTTGTAGTACACTGCGTGATTTCTCACAACCTGGAGGAGAAATAGAATACATCACTAAAGTACCTATACTAAAGtccttaattttattaattaacatatttattgccACCCAGCCACACAAGACATCCGCGCCAGGCCACAAAAATTTAATCATATACTTATAGCTgtagtaccacgatcccgacCACGAGTATCGAATCGTCCGGCCTGagaacgaaatcataaaatacccgatagtcgggttttcggtactgaatgtgttaatagcTGTTTTGTACGTGGAAATCTATGTAAGTTTTCCCTGCCAACACCACTGGGCGTAGCCTAAATAAATTTGCCTATGGAGAATCCAGGGCTAACGCTTACTATCAATTAAAATTGGGTTCAGTAGGTAATTTGACTATGAAAAGGTAACGAGCAGATAAGAAAGCAAAAATTTCAAGTACAAATTGATAGATATTAAATTACCATTTTTACCTAACTTTCATGTGTATCATTTCATTTTATGGCTATAATTCGtactaataaaaattatttaacttataACTTGTAAAACAAAGTATGCAATGTAAATATATACTGCAATCAGATAAGCATTGGTAGCAACGATGTAAGAGAAGTGAGCTAGGCAAGGATCACAAGATTGAATCTCGCCAAAGACAGTGAATTATTCAAAAATTGCCTTAATACATTCACTTGCAAGAATATGCTAGTATGTCCATTTTTTATtcgaaatggggcgcttggtgAAAGTGTTAAAAGACTTACCAAGAAATAATTCTCCTCGTAACCCTTAGAAGCCTTGCTTTTAACATTCCAGTTGTATTCCCGAGCCATCTTGTACTCATAAGTATCACCGTCCAGGTACGGAACGCCTTCGGTGATGTCTCTGCGGCGCTTCATGATCGTGTCTTCGGTGGGTAGGCAGTAGGCTACGAATTGTTCTCCGCTTTCGTCCATCACACCTCTGTGAACACATTAGAAGTgacttaaatttatgtaaaatttTAAGGTAATATTGAGTTTTCTTTTTCCCATCACGGGACAATAGTGTTGCGGACCTTTGGGaagcgtgcgcggagccgaagctaAGACGTacaggcccttttgacactttaatgatatgtaaggggtacaccgagccGATGCTGCCCTAGCCCCTGTCATGGGACTTGATaggtttattattaattatttattatgtagtggctatattttttagtttctttttaacaaaaataatataaatccacTTTTGACACACAATGAGCACTGGCTCATTAACAAATGAATATGAGGATGAGAAATGTATTGTTGAATCTCATCAATTAATTAGGATATAATTACTTAAACTATAAAACACAGTATCATTTTCTAATCATTCAATTCCCTGGCTGCACCGACTTATTTTAACATATTCAAAAAACAAAAACGACTTATTTTAACAtattcaaaaaacataaatatggGATGCCAATCTTTAAAAAACTAAAGATACTTAGAGTTTTTAGAGCCATAATTTTTCTGCTTTTTAAGCCTTGGAGCTATTAAACTCCTGTAAACAATGACCAATGGCTATTCTATGGCCACCCCTATATAAAAAGAAAAAGGTACAATTAAATACTGACCGAATCATAGCCTGTGACATAGCTTCAATTTGTCCAGCGACATTTTTATCCGAAGGTGCAGGATCCGTGTCAAATATGACCTGTGCACACGGATACTTCCACATCTCAAAGTCTGGGAACACCGGCATAATCTCCACGGGCACAACTCCTGGCTTGCTGTAGTGCTTCTCGATCGGCAACTTATTGTCTTCAAATGTCTTTTCGATGGCCTTGATCTGGCTCTCACGGTCCATATAAAGAGTCTCTTCGCTGAATATCTTCTTGACATTGTAACCCACTTTAGCTTCAACCTGTAAATTTTGTTAAatgaatttgtatattatatcaTCTTCATCTAGGATTCTTATTTATCTATGGGTGGtgttccacctgtccaatgtcaatgcgtctcactctctcatcaaagcaaaatgtgagacacaaatttaatacacattggacaaaaaaattggataggtggaataccaccctattttaaatatgtaaatgAATTAAATTAATGTGGTGAccgataataaaaaaaatgactaAAACTATGTACTAAGGCTAAAATGCCCTAAGGCCAGTGCCGTTACTGACCTTTTCCATAGACTGAGGCTGGAACCTGGTCTGCTCAGTGGAGATGTACTCCGAGCGACGAAGCCACGACACATTCTTTGCATGATGGCGAGACCTCTTAGAGTCCTGAGGCGTTAAAACGTCGTCTTCTAACAATTTCTCATCTGCTGGGTCCAGAACGGCGTTGCCATCGCCTTGGTAAATGTCCCGATTTATCAAATCTATGTGGACACCCAAATCATGCTCTGTAAGGACTTCATACCGGTAATTCTTTTCCAATGAGGTGGGATTGTACTGAATGAAACGAGTCGACGGGAAAGGATAAGTAATAAACTTTAAGTCAAATGGTATGTCGGGCAGCGTATTGCAGTATTTAACGCGGGTCACAAGCTCCGATCTGtaatgaaaataattatgttatgtataGAAATGTCTACGTAGCGACAGGGTTGTTGTTTTGAGAAACTAACCTCCTTTCGCCAGTTCTTTGCGGGCGTTTGTCCCGTTCCGGCTCGTTGGTCTGAACCGTTGGCGGCATTATGGGATTCACTTTGAATAAGTATTACTTAACACATGTTAAACTTTAACGCCGTTAAAAACATTTACAATCGCTGTAACTTTATAGCTCGTTTGACAACTGATGCTTGACTGACAGGAGCACAGGAGGACAGATAAAAAATGTATAGAATGATGAATGATACACAGAAAAGGTCCAAATTaaagccgtaacacactaccgcaccgcacgtAACCTTGGTTCGCCGCACTCATAATTGAGAGCGAGAAACAAATATCTCTTTCTTGCTCTTACTTATAGCTCGATTCCGGACCAAAGACTGAATCAAGTGAAGTATGGAAGGTAGAAGTAGAAGGGTACACGGAAAGAACATGTCTAGTCAGTagtaaaaggcgcgaaattcaaattttatatatGACGATAACCCTTTGcgagtacatttttttaatatgccgctcttttctactgacgtaAATGGCTTGatagctcggagtaattaacaacggagacgccatgtctaaaattttcggcacaaaatagtctgccgttttttgcgggggaggggcacatcaaatgtataggtacgtcatgtcagataaacgtcagtccatacatatggttgaccattggccgcatattttcgacagaggggaatgcctgttaatggcggctccattgttaaatACTCCGAGCTTGATAGAGTATATTTGTAAAGACTATAAAAGTTTTCAGTTTTTCATGTATGGCAATTATTTAATTACTTCCGGGCAATTCCATTCGTTCCATTCCAAAATCCAATCAAccgttcatttcattcattcacttTGTGCCAATCACATTGTCTCTCCTTGTGCTGCCGTTTGATTTCTCAGTTCACACCGCCATCTTTCTTTTCCAACAAATTTTGTCCGCAGCAAGGTACGTTGatatttcaaataaattgtattaaatagtTTTAGTGATCTTTAATTGAACATAAAGTTTCTATTGTAATTCGTGAACTCTTGTAAGTATATATTGGTGTTTCCTTTTGGCTAATATCAGCGTGGAACATCTTCAGCCATGTGGTCGGTCAGCGAACCGAAATTGGCTTTTATATGTACTGCGCACTATGTTTTCAGATATGAAATCTTATGAATAGCCTGCATGTTTCATtgtataaatagttattttgctTTCTGGTTGTCAGTTAATTAATGACATTGACATGTGtatagaaatataataatgttttttctAGCCGGCACATCGTTTCAACGTGGCGGCAAACTTAACTTTTGGTGTTGTTTTAGGAGAAACCATGGGTACTGTTGAGCGTGCTGGTGATGCGACTTCGGAGGTGGAATCCGGTGACGAGGAGGAGATTGTTGGTGGTGGTGAACTGGCGCAGCATCTCATGAAAAGGTCAGTAAAGTTCATGTTTATAGGTTATGTTCTTTGTGAAACTTTGTGTTTTGTAGTTAATTAGTAGTTCTCGTAGTTTGAGATGTGGGATAACCTGTGTAGAGTATCCTTTTATGGGAATCCCCATGAATTTATACGGCCGCGGCATGATCATGTCCCACTAGTAAGTTAGGATTTCTCATGTATGTggtgtttataaaaaaaaatgactgGGTTATTTTGTTGGTAGGAACGTCAAGTAGTGGTGCAAATTAAATTACTATCTTCATTAATTACTTTCATATGAAACAATATTGTAGTACAATTAGGGTTACAATTTTAATATTGAAATAGATTACCTACCCATAACACATTTAATGGTTCTACTTCTACATAGCAAATATCACAGATTTATAAAGTCCCCTTTGATAATTTTAAGGCTCATGAAAAGTATGAATATGCCAATAAGTTGAACTACAAACCTCATGAGATACCTATATCTTATGCCCTGTGTGGCATCAATAAGCAAAAAAACTTTTACTTCTAAACCTGACATCCATGGTAGACTACGGAGAGTACGACCATGGGTCCTCGTCGCATGTTCAAACTTTAATTGAATGTGTCATGTGACCCAAATACTCATCGGATGAGTAATGATCTTAATTTAGGCAGGAATGATTCAAGAAGCTTTAACTGTTGAACCAAGTTTACTTTGCAGTAGAATTCCTTACAAATGACACAAGATTTATATTGTACTGAACAACTAAGATTATTACTTTGATGATAGTTTTAAAACACTTCCAAGTTTAGGTTTCTCATAATTTCAGCTTGCTGATGTAAAATCTTTGTAAAAGATTTTTAAGCAGACATTTCATGTTTCTATATAGCGCTTGCGTATTGAACTGGTGAAACTAACTCTTGTCTGGTTTTCTAAGGATCTTATAAAGCTGTTAATTTCTTACAAATTGAGCTCTGTAATCTTACAAGTGCTCACTGACTTAGCAAGGTCTCCTAAAAACAATATCTCTTACCTGATGATAAGCGGACATATGTGTCACAAGCATGTTGCCTAATCTATAGGTAGACGAGGACTCATTTTGTTTTGAGAGAGAAATGTAGGTCTGACAAGTACTTCACATGCTACGTTAATTACTATGACAATGTATGGCTTCATAAAGTTCTCATTGAAAAAAGTTTCATcagaattatatttaaaaatccaCATGTTCAAAAACACGTGCTTACTACGCATAAAAGCGTGCTACTATGCAGCATTCCTAAAATAGCACGCCTCAGCTGaccttgaaatattttataggtcAATCATCTTTTCAACACGCCTATTCTACAGATAAATTAGCATTGCAACTGAAAAACAATTAATAAGAACTAATCTCTTCTGGTTCAGTCTTAAACGTAAGGTCAATGACCCAATGATGATTCATTTCATGCTCTAGTTCAAACTCAATCTAGCATGGAAATGAAATCACTATCTTGTCTTCATCTTACTGATTTATAAGCGCACGATGTAATTATCCCAGATAAGATATCAATAGAAGATTAAAATAAACACTTCATTATATAAATTAGTAAACTACCTAGCTACCTAGTAGACTTTTATGGTTGGCTGGTCTTCGGAAACAGTTTGTAatgttttattgttataaaagtGGCgtgattaaataaaatatgtagatacatattacatagttacataaaaGAATAAGCACAAATGCATTCTTTAAAGAAAGGGGAAGCCTTTCTTTACCCTTCAGTACACAAAATggcaaataaaaatatcttgCAAGTCTTTTTAATCAATACTGTTGAAACgggtgatatttttttgttacacATTACCATGGTTACGTGCCATGGGAGTCCAGAGTCGCCCTTCAAAATCATGTCATTTTTGTTGTAGTAAAAATACTTCTCTAAAATATGTACTTCTCTTAATCTTAGACCCAAGTCATTATGGAATAAGGGCTACAATATCAGAACATGATAACAACAAATTGACAATCCCTACATAAATGAAAAAATTGATTTACTAAAAGAATTTCTAAAAAATTAATCTACTAAAGAAACACGTCAAAGTGCAATATAAATTGAAAAAGCTGTAAAGGTATATCGATAGATTCCCACACCATAGTATTTCCTGACCTCGAAAAAAAGATTAGCTATCATGACTTAGCACTTCAAAAAAGTCAGCCTTGCTAGTTTTTCTCCCATCATTGTTCTCTTCACCTTGAACTGAAAGTGCGTATGATAAATGAGTGGGTTAATGACTGATTGAAGAATTAATCTTTCTTACGTACTACCTATATGGAGTTGTAGGATTATATCTTGAGTTTGTTCTGTAAGTGTAAGGTAATGCGTACCTATTAATGCAAAAGCGCTAAATTGCGTCTAGGGATAAGATTGCGCTGCCCGAgtttccaaaattgcgaaatttccACAAGGAATAATTTCGTAAAcatttcatatttttgtatagAGAACGAAACTTGCTGCAATTTTCACATCTGTAGATGAGATATAGTCTGCAATTCAGTCTTAATCATGCAGCAATCGCAGTTTTTCGTATGGTGGATATTTACGTCCCGTCAAAGATGTTAAACAGCCCTACCCCGATTGTTTACATCGTAAAAGACGATTGATCCTATTTTTGAGAGGAGTTACATTCTTGACCTTATTTGCTCAAAGCATaaagatttctataaaaaaataaaaacgtggtAGCTCCTTGAAAAGTTTTATTTCTGAGATTCCGTACGTAATAGCTGTATGGAATTATTTTAGGAAAGGTTTCTTTCTGGAAACAAATTATTTCAAGTTGAGTCTTCACAACTTTGTTGTAGCTGTAGAGACTACATATATATAGCTGAATTTTATTATGCTGTCtaatttttttcgtaaaatttTCGTTAAAATTTGCGAATAGAGTTCCCTATTCTGTACTATTAATAAGCCAGTTTCACCGTATATCCTCAAAACCTCTTGAGTTACGAAAACGTACGATATTTTCAGAACTCAACGAAAAATTATATAGGCACATTTATTTGCGTCAATTTTTGATTTTGGATTTATGGGGATGAGGTGATTTTCAAACCAGCCAAATTTTATCCACattgaactaataaaaaaattgataacAAAATAAAGTAGGCTATCCCAGAAGCCaacaatgtatttatttaccctTGTTACAGCGGAATGACCCGCGGCGAGATGCTCGCGGCCATCACGAACCGTATCCACGCGGAGGCCATAGCGTCCCTCCCTCCCAACGTGAGACGGCGAGTCCGCGCGCTCAGGGCGCTCCAGAAGGAATTCGTCGACGTCGAGTCCAAGTTCTACAGTGAGGTGCACCAGTTGGAGTGCAAATATGAGAAGCTGTACAAGCCATTGTTTGAGAAGGTAGGTTACGCAAACAACGTAAATTAGTCTAGTTGCCCTCCCAACGTCAGGTGAGAGCACACTTCGAGTTCTGAAAGACTTTGGTATAAGTCttcagccgggctagcacatgatttgcgcgacagtatctcgcccgcgagatagACCCGCCCCTCtataattaatacagttagaaaaagacgggtagtccatttcgcgggcgagatactgtcgcgccaatcatgtgctaaaCCTACAGTGTGTGTGTGAAAATTCCTTAAAGACACATTTTACGGATTACATCTACATAGTTACCTAAAACTTTGACCATTATTATTATGTCACTCATCACTCAACTAAACAAATTAAGTCTCGTAGCACAGAAGTCAAAATGTATTGACAAGTACCCTACTATGAGCTAACCATTACTTTTTGAACAGCGCGCTCAAATCGTGAACGGCACATACGAGCCCACGGACAACGAGTGTCTGAACCCGTGGCGCGACGAGACCGAGGAGGAGGAGCTGGCCCGCGCCGTCCAGCAGGCCGCGCTCACCGACGGCGAGGAGAAGAAGGAGGGAGAGGAGGCCAAACCGCCCGCTGAGTAAGTGTCATAACAACCCCACGGACAACGAGTGCCTGAACCCGTGGCGCGACGAGACCGAGGAGGAGGTGGCCCGCGCCGTC
Protein-coding sequences here:
- the LOC134670813 gene encoding RNA polymerase II-associated factor 1 homolog isoform X1, whose protein sequence is MPPTVQTNEPERDKRPQRTGERRSELVTRVKYCNTLPDIPFDLKFITYPFPSTRFIQYNPTSLEKNYRYEVLTEHDLGVHIDLINRDIYQGDGNAVLDPADEKLLEDDVLTPQDSKRSRHHAKNVSWLRRSEYISTEQTRFQPQSMEKVEAKVGYNVKKIFSEETLYMDRESQIKAIEKTFEDNKLPIEKHYSKPGVVPVEIMPVFPDFEMWKYPCAQVIFDTDPAPSDKNVAGQIEAMSQAMIRGVMDESGEQFVAYCLPTEDTIMKRRRDITEGVPYLDGDTYEYKMAREYNWNVKSKASKGYEENYFLVVRNHAVYYNELETRVRLSKRRARAGAAAQALTRLVVTHRPLSANEHRILRLREKQLEPVQEEDDEEEEEEDEEEEEKQEQNGEKERSRSRSKSGSKSPAGSERSRSGSRSKSRSKSRSKSRSKSRSKSRSKSRSKSRSKSRSRSRSGSAASRKSKSRSRSGSARSGSARSGSGRSRSRSGSRASSRASSRGSRASSKGSGKGSKASSKASSRASSRASKRSSRASSRASRASSKGSRASSKGSRASSKGSKASSRKSGSGSGSERSRSRSGSGSRRGSRSGSASSASSKHSGSD
- the LOC134670813 gene encoding RNA polymerase II-associated factor 1 homolog isoform X2, with product MPPTVQTNEPERDKRPQRTGERRSELVTRVKYCNTLPDIPFDLKFITYPFPSTRFIQYNPTSLEKNYRYEVLTEHDLGVHIDLINRDIYQGDGNAVLDPADEKLLEDDVLTPQDSKRSRHHAKNVSWLRRSEYISTEQTRFQPQSMEKVEAKVGYNVKKIFSEETLYMDRESQIKAIEKTFEDNKLPIEKHYSKPGVVPVEIMPVFPDFEMWKYPCAQVIFDTDPAPSDKNVAGQIEAMSQAMIRGVMDESGEQFVAYCLPTEDTIMKRRRDITEGVPYLDGDTYEYKMAREYNWNVKSKASKGYEENYFLVVRNHAVYYNELETRVRLSKRRARAGAAAQALTRLVVTHRPLSANEHRILRLREKQLEPVQEEDDEEEEEEDEEEEEKQEQNGEKERSRSRSKSGSKSPAGSERSRSGSRSKSRSKSRSKSKSRSKSRSKSRSRSRSGSAASRKSKSRSRSGSARSGSARSGSGRSRSRSGSRASSRASSRGSRASSKGSGKGSKASSKASSRASSRASKRSSRASSRASRASSKGSRASSKGSRASSKGSKASSRKSGSGSGSERSRSRSGSGSRRGSRSGSASSASSKHSGSD